A window of Terriglobus sp. RCC_193 contains these coding sequences:
- a CDS encoding S24 family peptidase produces the protein MNDSRRTLHLISALLLALPSLLCGGEGFAYALTSASAKGYLTDMLVREAEPPSNSGQEAVRSFIGQYDHWGDKIHGWNPLSKYGDYAHAHMDVNENMRTRAAAELRLKIGEALLHARKRLKLNQSELAQTLGTGQTNVSKWEKGKDKPPHTALLVMADLVPDSEKGQWQEWAGIKPQPPSPREPRDIAVLRDAAAAGTPRMVNEKEIDFRLSLPAHLLPVGGKLFGVPIEGDSMSPVLETGYIAIVDINRRDPKKLQNRMVAARDEDGGVTIKWLRYQDPMYLLVPQNTSQRHPVYIVREGDQVSIVGEVVMWIGKPPLSRK, from the coding sequence GTGAACGATTCACGCCGCACGCTCCATCTGATCTCTGCGCTCTTGCTTGCGCTGCCAAGCCTTCTCTGCGGAGGTGAGGGCTTTGCTTACGCGCTTACTAGTGCGAGCGCCAAGGGATACCTGACGGACATGCTCGTGCGAGAGGCCGAGCCTCCGAGCAACAGCGGCCAGGAGGCCGTGCGGTCTTTTATTGGGCAGTACGATCATTGGGGCGATAAAATCCACGGGTGGAATCCACTCTCTAAATATGGAGATTATGCGCACGCGCATATGGACGTCAATGAAAATATGCGCACGCGCGCTGCCGCCGAACTGCGCCTCAAGATTGGGGAGGCGCTCCTGCATGCCCGAAAGAGGCTCAAGCTCAATCAAAGTGAACTAGCTCAAACACTTGGAACCGGACAGACGAATGTGTCGAAGTGGGAGAAGGGGAAAGACAAGCCCCCGCACACCGCGCTCCTGGTCATGGCTGATTTGGTTCCTGATTCAGAAAAAGGCCAGTGGCAAGAGTGGGCTGGAATCAAGCCTCAGCCACCGTCACCGCGAGAGCCTAGAGATATTGCCGTGCTTCGTGACGCCGCCGCAGCAGGTACGCCGAGAATGGTCAATGAAAAAGAAATCGATTTTCGACTCTCGTTACCGGCACATCTTCTGCCTGTAGGAGGCAAGCTTTTTGGCGTACCTATCGAAGGTGACTCCATGTCTCCAGTTCTTGAGACGGGCTATATTGCCATCGTAGACATCAACCGCCGCGATCCAAAGAAGCTGCAAAATCGCATGGTCGCCGCACGCGATGAGGATGGTGGTGTAACGATTAAATGGCTGCGCTACCAAGACCCGATGTACTTACTGGTTCCTCAAAACACTTCCCAGCGTCATCCGGTCTATATCGTGCGAGAAGGTGACCAAGTATCGATAGTTGGCGAAGTTGTGATGTGGATCGGAAAACCGCCGCTATCGAGGAAGTGA
- a CDS encoding DNA adenine methylase has protein sequence MSLAPFAWPGGKRALTKTLLTLIPKHTIYAELFAGSAKLLFAKEPSKAEVLNDLSGDVTNFFRVCKHRTAELAEALAVECIHAGRFRDLRTEKPECELERALRFYYLTRYSFGAKGEHFAMGNATSPKCRPLDQVRELLAATAARLATVRIEQQDFAFILKRYDSAGTFFYLDPPYVEYGANGRYEPLDELRREEMFALLAKLKGKFLLSFDDHPEIRRRAKQYGFRIREEQVPYSLSANADARKKAAELLVANYAIAA, from the coding sequence ATGTCCCTTGCACCTTTCGCTTGGCCGGGCGGCAAACGCGCTCTCACGAAGACGCTGCTAACCCTTATTCCGAAGCACACCATTTATGCGGAGTTGTTTGCAGGCTCGGCCAAGCTGCTTTTTGCAAAAGAGCCATCGAAGGCCGAAGTCCTGAACGATCTCAGTGGTGACGTGACCAACTTCTTCCGGGTCTGTAAGCACCGCACCGCTGAGCTAGCGGAAGCGCTGGCAGTGGAGTGCATCCACGCTGGCCGCTTCCGCGACCTGCGCACTGAGAAACCTGAGTGTGAGCTGGAACGCGCCCTGCGCTTTTACTATCTGACGCGCTACAGCTTCGGCGCGAAGGGCGAACACTTTGCCATGGGCAACGCGACGTCGCCGAAGTGCAGGCCGCTCGACCAGGTACGCGAGCTGCTCGCCGCGACCGCCGCGCGACTGGCGACGGTACGCATTGAGCAACAGGACTTCGCCTTCATCCTCAAACGCTATGACAGTGCAGGAACGTTCTTCTATCTCGATCCGCCGTATGTCGAGTACGGAGCCAATGGCCGGTACGAGCCACTGGATGAGTTGCGCCGCGAAGAGATGTTTGCGCTGCTGGCGAAGTTGAAGGGTAAGTTCCTGTTGAGCTTTGACGATCACCCTGAGATACGCCGCCGCGCGAAGCAGTATGGCTTCCGCATCCGTGAAGAGCAGGTGCCTTACTCGTTGTCTGCGAATGCGGATGCAAGAAAGAAGGCTGCTGAGTTGTTGGTAGCGAACTACGCTATCGCCGCATGA
- a CDS encoding TIGR02594 family protein: MPITTESVMPEPSWLVRARVDIGIKEAPGIADNAVIVGWARSLGYAWVAKFYAHDSIPWCALWMAHIMHDDGKAIPPQKDVLGALNWRLWGTPLHRAVPGAVLVFTRSGGGHVGLYVGEDETHYHVLGGNQGDMVRIARVPRFQCVAIRWPSEVFPYGNPVMMAASAAPASVTEA, encoded by the coding sequence ATGCCGATCACAACCGAAAGTGTTATGCCGGAGCCTTCATGGCTGGTACGCGCTCGTGTGGATATCGGCATCAAGGAAGCACCGGGGATTGCAGATAACGCTGTGATCGTCGGATGGGCGCGGTCGCTTGGCTATGCATGGGTCGCTAAGTTCTACGCACACGACTCAATTCCTTGGTGTGCATTGTGGATGGCTCACATCATGCATGACGACGGCAAGGCTATTCCTCCGCAGAAGGATGTGCTGGGCGCGCTGAACTGGCGGCTGTGGGGCACTCCTCTGCACCGCGCTGTTCCGGGTGCAGTTCTGGTGTTCACGCGTTCCGGTGGTGGGCATGTCGGCCTTTACGTTGGCGAGGACGAAACGCATTACCACGTCCTTGGCGGCAATCAGGGCGACATGGTCCGCATCGCGCGGGTTCCACGGTTCCAGTGCGTGGCGATCCGCTGGCCCTCTGAAGTTTTTCCGTATGGCAACCCGGTGATGATGGCGGCCTCCGCTGCACCGGCCTCGGTAACAGAAGCATGA
- a CDS encoding phage protein Gp27 family protein, protein MADKPAKKRPGVRDERKYRQPLQIDRLPETVHQEIRELYNGKGKTWTQIEELSCDFVKWQDLDPEVAALFAPEFKLPKTSLHRWYYIDRQRIQDQVIEEGDAAARLAEVLAGKPIEGVNDAVVNALTREVFNLVKTNDPKERAQYMGWLQEVTLSMSRVQRIQLAQRKVDADIARSEAQRAQYAAEAGDPKEIYLKAAKDVIQKLRTREKVRVVIDTISDELITEIAHAAESFKQQVETQHS, encoded by the coding sequence TTGGCCGATAAGCCTGCAAAGAAGCGCCCCGGCGTGCGCGATGAACGGAAGTACCGGCAACCGTTGCAGATTGACCGGTTGCCGGAGACTGTCCACCAAGAAATTCGCGAACTCTACAACGGCAAGGGCAAGACCTGGACACAGATCGAAGAGCTGTCTTGCGACTTCGTGAAGTGGCAAGACCTCGACCCCGAAGTTGCTGCCCTCTTCGCTCCTGAGTTCAAGCTGCCGAAGACATCTCTGCATCGCTGGTACTACATCGACCGCCAGCGCATTCAGGATCAGGTCATTGAAGAAGGTGACGCTGCAGCGCGGCTCGCTGAAGTTCTCGCAGGCAAGCCTATTGAAGGCGTGAATGACGCCGTCGTCAATGCGCTGACTCGCGAAGTCTTCAACCTGGTCAAGACGAATGACCCGAAGGAACGCGCACAGTACATGGGGTGGCTGCAAGAAGTCACCTTAAGCATGTCGCGCGTGCAGCGTATCCAACTCGCCCAGCGCAAGGTTGACGCGGACATCGCGAGGAGCGAGGCACAACGCGCACAGTATGCCGCAGAAGCTGGCGACCCGAAGGAAATCTACCTAAAGGCCGCGAAGGACGTAATCCAGAAGCTACGCACGCGAGAGAAAGTCCGCGTCGTCATTGACACCATCAGCGATGAACTGATCACCGAGATTGCACATGCCGCCGAGTCGTTCAAGCAACAAGTCGAAACGCAGCATTCTTGA